Proteins co-encoded in one Brassica oleracea var. oleracea cultivar TO1000 chromosome C4, BOL, whole genome shotgun sequence genomic window:
- the LOC106340974 gene encoding protein RALF-like 19 — protein sequence MGIKFLLILCLLTLVVVAESVNVTWSLTKSCVNGQGCIGDDDGLESLMDSETNRRQLAARRRYISYGALKKNNVPCSRRGRSYYDCTKRKRANPYRRGCSIITHCYRLTS from the coding sequence ATGGGTATCAAGTTCCTGTTGATCCTTTGCCTCTTGACCCTGGTTGTAGTCGCTGAATCAGTCAATGTCACGTGGTCCCTGACAAAATCTTGTGTCAATGGACAAGGTTGCATTGGAGACGATGATGGGCTTGAGTCCTTGATGGATTCTGAGACTAACCGGCGGCAACTAGCCGCAAGGCGAAGGTACATCAGTTACGGTGCACTCAAGAAGAACAATGTGCCATGTAGCCGTCGTGGCCGGTCTTACTACGATTGCACGAAGAGGAAAAGGGCTAACCCTTACAGGCGTGGGTGCAGTATCATCACGCATTGCTACAGGCTAACTTCTTAA
- the LOC106338058 gene encoding VQ motif-containing protein 4-like produces the protein MTITRITTANRPYITRSETATVFCANSSSYRQIVRMLTGPSMNPNPTHQPAPPLRYSLPPLRTVPTKNHSSSSSTTIYERRNQQLKINPVSSGLTGNVPSLVLTSPDTPLLHDPFGSVTPSPSASESGEYDLKHDSDVEEREIREKGFYLHPSPSSTPTNPKPQLLILFPLTSPRASDSPASST, from the coding sequence ATGACCATCACCAGAATCACCACTGCAAACCGACCCTATATCACTAGATCCGAAACCGCCACTGTCTTCTGCGCCAACTCTTCTTCCTACAGACAAATCGTCCGGATGCTCACCGGACCCTCCATGAATCCTAACCCAACCCACCAACCCGCCCCGCCCCTGAGGTACTCACTTCCTCCACTCAGAACCGTCCCAACCAAGAACCACTCTTCTTCTTCTTCCACCACCATCTACGAACGCCGCAACCAACAACTCAAGATCAACCCGGTAAGTTCCGGGTTAACCGGGAACGTTCCTTCTCTCGTTCTCACCAGCCCTGACACTCCTCTCCTTCATGACCCGTTTGGGTCTGTTACACCCAGCCCGAGCGCTTCCGAGTCCGGAGAGTACGATCTGAAACATGACTCGGACGTGGAGGAGAGAGAGATAAGAGAGAAAGGGTTTTACTTGCACCCGTCGCCGTCGTCGACTCCGACTAATCCGAAGCCTCAACTTCTCATTCTCTTTCCGTTGACTTCTCCTCGAGCCTCGGACTCTCCCGCCTCCTCAACCTAA
- the LOC106342844 gene encoding uncharacterized protein LOC106342844 produces the protein MGNMWGIFKPSHGASKPQILPIHDHILKPSSFSVDCTGCSETKNDADGYFCFECNFYVHKECAESPLEINHRSHSHPLKLRWCGPPGYSDKRCCLCGETLGLLVYHCSTCNFSLDTACARKHEIPSIDYPKAHEHRLHLLAKRVSFPCACGEDVPGAPYVCHQCNFMIHRDCLLLPRVIYLTRHKHRISRRYFIGPGKFSCKVCRLELDCMYGGYRCSTCPDYVVHLRCATRDDVWDGIDHYGKPEEEEEIEKPSEVVDDNLIKHFSHEHYLKFKEGGLVCHEATHCSACALPVYFYPYYKCSVCDFVLHKTCAGLARKLRHELHKHTLTLRPNTNPDEEHGYNLFNCTACQQLCSGFKYVCSKSCDVQIDVRCTSVKEPFNHGSHPHHKLYLTSSEAKFCDACGVKTSTVLNCVDCGFALGYDCATLPNKVKHKCDRHFLSVCYGEEASGKYWCEACEGEVHPSRRFYTCEDCSSTLHIKCVIGEFTFWRPGTMAISRYEAEVIPNDFPSRPYCCMCQLRCEDTTGIIYISGKYICSSTCLKKFVGRNITHSKSPSLEQMLSEISYIFGFVT, from the coding sequence ATGGGTAACATGTGGGGGATCTTTAAGCCAAGTCATGGAGCATCTAAGCCCCAGATATTGCCTATTCACGATCACATCTTAAAACCTTCATCGTTTTCAGTTGATTGCACTGGTTGCTCTGAAACTAAGAATGATGCAGACGGGTACTTTTGCTTTGAGTGCAACTTCTATGTCCACAAGGAATGTGCGGAGTCGCCCTTAGAGATCAACCACCGTTCTCATTCACACCCTCTCAAGCTCCGCTGGTGCGGGCCACCTGGTTATAGTGATAAACGTTGTTGTTTGTGTGGAGAAACCCTTGGGCTTTTGGTTTACCATTGTTCCACTTGTAACTTTAGTTTAGACACAGCTTGCGCGAGGAAGCACGAGATTCCAAGCATTGACTACCCCAAAGCCCATGAGCATAGGCTTCACCTCTTGGCCAAGCGCGTTTCCTTTCCGTGTGCTTGTGGTGAAGACGTCCCTGGAGCTCCTTACGTGTGTCACCAATGCAACTTCATGATCCATAGAGACTGTCTTTTGCTACCGCGTGTGATATACCTCACACGCCACAAGCACCGGATTTCTCGAAGGTACTTCATTGGCCCTGGTAAGTTTTCTTGTAAAGTTTGTCGTCTTGAGTTGGATTGCATGTATGGAGGATACCGATGCTCCACTTGCCCTGATTATGTCGTCCATCTGAGATGTGCAACAAGAGATGATGTGTGGGATGGAATAGATCATTATGGCAAACCAGAAGAAGAAGAGGAGATCGAAAAGCCATCGGAAGTGGTAGATGACAATTTAATTAAGCATTTCAGTCATGAACATTATCTCAAATTCAAAGAAGGTGGTCTTGTTTGTCATGAAGCTACCCACTGCAGTGCTTGCGCTCTACCGGTCTATTTTTATCCATACTACAAATGTTCGGTTTGTGATTTCGTTCTTCACAAGACCTGCGCTGGTCTTGCCCGGAAGTTAAGACATGAGCTTCACAAACACACACTTACTCTACGACCAAACACTAATCCAGATGAAGAGCATGGGTACAACTTATTCAACTGCACTGCATGTCAGCAGCTCTGCAGTGGCTTCAAGTACGTATGTAGCAAATCTTGCGATGTCCAGATAGATGTACGATGTACTTCAGTTAAGGAGCCATTCAATCATGGAAGCCATCCGCATCATAAGTTATACCTTACCTCCTCAGAAGCCAAGTTTTGTGATGCTTGTGGAGTTAAAACATCCACTGTATTGAACTGCGTTGATTGTGGCTTCGCTTTGGGATATGACTGCGCCACTTTGCCTAATAAGGTGAAGCACAAATGCGACAGACATTTTCTCTCTGTCTGCTACGGAGAAGAGGCGAGTGGGAAGTACTGGTGCGAGGCATGCGAAGGAGAAGTCCACCCGAGTAGAAGATTCTATACATGTGAAGATTGCAGCTCCACTCTTCATATCAAATGCGTGATTGGGGAATTCACATTCTGGAGGCCAGGAACTATGGCCATATCACGTTACGAAGCCGAAGTTATTCCCAATGATTTTCCATCTCGGCCGTATTGTTGTATGTGCCAGCTCCGTTGCGAAGACACAACAGGTATCATATATATATCAGGGAAGTATATATGTTCCTCTACGTGTTTAAAAAAATTTGTTGGCCGCAACATTACACATTCCAAGTCGCCGAGTCTGGAGCAGATGTTGTCCGAGATAAGTTATATTTTTGGATTTGTAACATAG